One Gossypium hirsutum isolate 1008001.06 chromosome A11, Gossypium_hirsutum_v2.1, whole genome shotgun sequence genomic window carries:
- the LOC107958974 gene encoding uncharacterized protein encodes MATQDQLEDITVEIRLYIKYLNQVFISPSYSKMSTGENKLMQLNELDKWGTYAYENSRLYKEAKKRRHDARLKQNKQFEVGDLVLLYNSRLKLFSGKHKSRWSGPFVVKTVFPYGIVEISHPSQGTFKVNGHRLKPYNSEKFKDDREELRLHESP; translated from the exons ATGGCCACACAGGACCAGctggaggacattacagtggaaATAAGACTGtacataaaatacttgaatcaggtttttattagcCCATCTTATTCAAAGATGTCAACAG gtgaaaacaAGTTGATGCAGTTAAACGAGTTAGACAAATGGGGAAcctatgcatatgaaaattccagactatacaaggaagcaaAGAAACGACGCCATGATGCTcggttaaaacaaaataaacaatttgaagttggagatcttgtacTATTATataactcaagactcaaattgttcTCTGGGAAGCATAAATCAAGATGGTCAGGTCCGTTCGTAGTCAAAACAGTTTTCCCATACGGCATCGTAGAAATAAGTCACCCATCGCaaggtactttcaaagtaaatggacatcgcCTCAAACCTTACAACAGTGAGAAATTTAAAGATGATAGGGAGGAGCTACGGCTCCATGAATCTCCTTGA